A stretch of Lactuca sativa cultivar Salinas chromosome 6, Lsat_Salinas_v11, whole genome shotgun sequence DNA encodes these proteins:
- the LOC111875963 gene encoding uncharacterized protein LOC111875963, which translates to MGISTDPMRNLILASKEWWDEKIKEDKEYAKFKDKNLDVYQTYYEALFRDTVAVGDKAKVPCEFGNGSTPDDVQFVDITDGKVDTDEVRLFEDVEPFLTYDSSSMKRRGKKLTPRSDNKRKLIRKNEGKNEGKSMANSSYEEKLDTVFDVLLTRSTQPSKQTTQSTTTEDCMAIVSTFPGFEEGSK; encoded by the exons ATGGGAATTTCAACTGATCCCATGAGAAATTTAATCTTAGCATCAAAGGAATGGTGGGATgaaaaaataaag GAAGATAAAGAGTATGCTAAGTTTAAGGATAAGAATCTGGATGTATATCAGACATATTATGAGGCTTTATTTCGGGATACCGTAGCTGTTGGAGACAAGGCTAAGGTACCTTGCGAATTTGGCAATGGTAGCACTCCGGATGATGTACAGTTTGTGGATATTACGGATGGAAAAGTGGATACTGACGAAGTCCGCTTATTTGAAGATGTTGAGCCTTTTCTCACATATGATAGTTCTAGTATGAAAAGGAGGGGAAAGAAGTTAACTCCCAGGAGTGACAACAAAAGAAAACTTATAaggaaaaatgaaggaaaaaatGAAGGAAAAAGTATGGCAAACTCGTCATATGAAGAGAAACTAGACActgtttttgatgttttgttaACAAGGAGCACTCAACCCTCTAAACAAACCACACAATCAACCACAACAGAAGATTGCATGGCAATTGTCTCTACTTTCCCGGGTTTTGAAGAAGGCTCAAAATGA